A genomic segment from Hypomesus transpacificus isolate Combined female chromosome 13, fHypTra1, whole genome shotgun sequence encodes:
- the crygmxl2 gene encoding crystallin, gamma MX, like 2: MGKIIFYEGYNFQGRHYECNGDCADTFRHFNCCNSIRVTGGHWVAYEKPNFMGYQYILNQGEYPDYHRWMGFNNCIRSCQMFPPHRGSYRMRIYNRPEMTGHMMEFMDDCPNVYNRFRHHNIFSSNIMEGYWAFYEHPNYCGRQYFLRPGEYRACSDWGCHNPMVGSFRRMRSVM; this comes from the exons ATGGGAAAG ATTATCTTTTACGAAGGCTACAACTTCCAGGGCCGCCACTATGAGTGCAATGGCGACTGTGCTGACACCTTTAGACACTTCAACTGCTGCAACTCCATCCGTGTAACTGGGGGTCACTGGGTGGCCTATGAGAAGCCAAACTTTATGGGCTACCAGTACATCCTGAACCAAGGAGAGTACCCTGACTATCATCGCTGGATGGGCTTCAACAACTGTATTCGCTCCTGCCAGATGTTCCCTCCG CACAGAGGATCTTACAGGATGAGGATCTACAACAGACCTGAAATGACCGGCCACATGATGGAGTTCATGGACGACTGCCCTAATGTTTACAACCGTTTCCGTCACCACAACATCTTCTCCTCGAACATTATGGAGGGTTACTGGGCCTTCTATGAGCACCCCAATTACTGCGGACGCCAGTACTTCCTGCGCCCTGGTGAATATAGGGCTTGCAGTGACTGGGGCTGCCATAACCCCATGGTTGGCTCTTTTAGAAGGATGAGGAGTGTCATGTAA
- the crygmx gene encoding crystallin, gamma MX codes for MGKIIFYEDRNFQGHHFECSGDCAEMHNHFSRCNSIRVESGCWVAYEKPNYGGYQYMLHKGEYPDYQRWAGFNDCIRSCRMVPPYRGNYRMKIFERPEFGGQNMELNEDCPDLFERFHSHDISSVNVMEGYWILHEHPHYRGRQYFLRPGEYRRYTEWGSASPTIGSLRRVTEVN; via the exons ATGGGCAAG ATAATCTTCTACGAGGACAGGAACTTTCAAGGACATCATTTTGAGTGCAGTGGTGACTGTGCAGAGATGCACAACCACTTCAGTCGCTGTAACTCCATAAGGGTGGAGAGTGGCTGTTGGGTGGCCTATGAGAAGCCTAATTATGGCGGCTACCAATACATGCTGCACAAGGGGGAGTACCCAGACTACCAACGATGGGCCGGCTTTAATGACTGCATCCGCTCCTGCCGTATGGTGCCCCCT TACCGTGGGAACTACAGGATGAAGATCTTTGAGCGTCCTGAATTTGGGGGCCAGAACATGGAACTGAACGAGGACTGTCCTGACTTGTTTGAGCGCTTCCACAGCCATGATATTTCCTCAGTCAACGTCATGGAGGGCTATTGGATCCTCCATGAGCACCCTCATTATAGGGGGCGCCAGTACTTCTTGCGCCCTGGAGAGTACAGGAGGTACACCGAGTGGGGCAGCGCAAGCCCAACCATTGGCTCCCTGAGACGTGTCACTGAAGTCAATTGA